Proteins co-encoded in one Novosphingobium sp. PP1Y genomic window:
- a CDS encoding DUF1761 domain-containing protein encodes MGPVNWVAVVIAAALALGISIAWFGTFTRKSGQLIPAKTETRSNYILVGVLMLVSAAMFGHNFARIGAETLQAKPWLYFMQTGGIAIAFVIPAVWLVELRNRTEPMRRVIDCAFWLVAYLAMGLVFWVLG; translated from the coding sequence ATGGGTCCGGTAAACTGGGTGGCGGTGGTGATCGCCGCGGCACTGGCCCTTGGCATCAGCATTGCGTGGTTCGGCACCTTTACCCGCAAGAGCGGCCAACTGATTCCCGCCAAGACTGAGACGCGCAGCAACTACATCCTCGTCGGCGTGCTGATGCTGGTGAGCGCGGCGATGTTCGGGCACAACTTTGCCCGCATCGGCGCTGAAACGCTGCAGGCGAAACCCTGGCTATACTTCATGCAGACCGGCGGGATCGCCATTGCCTTCGTCATTCCCGCGGTATGGCTGGTCGAATTGCGCAATCGTACCGAGCCTATGCGCCGGGTGATCGATTGCGCGTTCTGGCTCGTGGCCTACCTTGCCATGGGCCTGGTGTTCTGGGTGCTGGGTTGA
- a CDS encoding TrkA family potassium uptake protein encodes MSKKRPNPALFKPLRRAIGVPVWADVAIRLGLALGLIFLVVMVHWLDRDGLKDTHDGTVSFLDVVYFTMISITTTGFGDIAPVSDKSRLIEAVIVTPIRLAVIYIFVGTAYNFIIKRSWETWRMKRIQERLEDHIVVLGYGVSGSEAVQELIARGTDPSCIVVIDPSSARLALAESAGCNVMEGDATRDETLEAVRIGKARSILVSAGRDDTTILIILTARHVAPKVPITAVVRADDNELLARQAGADNVINPVRFTGLLLAGSAEGQHISEYLSDLASVTGRVQLVERKVKPDEIGKPLEKIATGKGLRIYRGSRVIGFWEPDAHVLEADDLIVEISYASCDPA; translated from the coding sequence AACCCGGCACTGTTCAAGCCGCTGCGTCGCGCTATCGGCGTCCCGGTCTGGGCCGATGTCGCCATTCGCCTCGGCCTTGCACTCGGGCTGATCTTCCTTGTCGTCATGGTCCACTGGCTGGACCGCGATGGCCTGAAGGATACGCACGACGGCACGGTCAGCTTCCTCGACGTCGTCTATTTCACGATGATCTCGATCACCACGACCGGCTTTGGCGACATTGCCCCGGTCAGCGACAAGTCGCGCCTGATCGAAGCGGTCATCGTCACGCCGATCCGCCTGGCAGTGATCTACATCTTCGTCGGCACGGCCTATAATTTCATCATCAAGCGCAGCTGGGAGACTTGGCGCATGAAGCGCATCCAGGAACGGCTCGAAGACCACATCGTTGTGCTCGGCTACGGCGTCAGCGGGTCCGAAGCAGTGCAGGAGCTGATCGCGCGCGGCACCGATCCCTCGTGCATCGTCGTGATCGACCCCAGTTCGGCAAGGCTGGCGCTGGCGGAAAGCGCGGGCTGCAACGTCATGGAGGGCGACGCCACCCGCGACGAGACGCTGGAGGCCGTGCGCATCGGCAAGGCCCGCTCGATCCTCGTGTCGGCAGGCCGCGACGATACCACGATCCTGATCATCCTGACCGCCCGCCACGTCGCCCCCAAGGTGCCGATCACGGCGGTGGTTCGCGCCGATGACAACGAGCTGCTTGCCCGCCAGGCAGGTGCCGACAACGTGATCAATCCGGTGCGCTTCACCGGCCTGCTGCTTGCCGGCTCGGCGGAAGGCCAGCATATCTCGGAATACCTGTCGGACCTTGCCTCGGTCACGGGCCGCGTCCAGCTTGTCGAACGCAAGGTCAAGCCTGACGAGATCGGCAAGCCGCTGGAAAAGATCGCGACCGGCAAGGGACTGCGGATCTACCGCGGATCGCGCGTGATCGGTTTCTGGGAGCCGGACGCCCACGTGCTGGAAGCGGACGACCTGATCGTCGAGATTTCCTACGCCAGTTGCGACCCGGCCTGA
- the rimO gene encoding 30S ribosomal protein S12 methylthiotransferase RimO, producing the protein MAIELPSPPKVGMVSLGCPKALVDSERILTRLRADGYTMSPDYAGADVVLVNTCGFLDSAKEESLAAIGEAIAENGRVIVTGCMGNEAETIRARFPDVLAVTGAHQYEAVVEAVHEAAPPDLSPYLDLIPQAYDEAGVKLTPRHYSYLKISEGCNHACAFCIIPQLRGKLASRRIDAVLREAEKLVQAGTRELLVISQDTSAYGVDVRHEERSWKDHAVRTHMTDLARELGQLKDAQGRAPWVRLHYVYPYPHVDAVIPLMAEGLLTPYLDIPFQHAAPSVLKAMKRPANEAKVLERLRSWREICPDIAIRSSFVVGFPGETEADFEYLLDWLEEAQLDRVGAFRFEPVAGAAANDLPGAVPEEVKEERYARIMEKTAAISAAKLQSKIGRILPVIIDEIGEPDEDGDIGATGRSQADAPEIDGNVFLRNVGNDLQVGDIVDVLVEDADEHDLFGARSDS; encoded by the coding sequence ATGGCCATAGAACTCCCCTCCCCGCCGAAGGTCGGCATGGTCAGCCTTGGCTGCCCCAAGGCGCTTGTCGACTCCGAACGTATCCTCACCCGCCTGCGTGCAGACGGCTACACGATGAGCCCGGACTATGCCGGCGCCGACGTCGTGCTGGTCAATACCTGCGGCTTCCTCGATTCCGCTAAGGAAGAGAGCCTGGCAGCGATCGGTGAAGCCATTGCCGAGAACGGCCGTGTCATCGTGACAGGCTGCATGGGCAATGAAGCCGAGACGATCCGCGCCCGCTTCCCGGACGTGCTCGCCGTGACCGGTGCGCACCAGTACGAAGCCGTCGTCGAAGCCGTTCACGAAGCCGCGCCGCCGGATCTCAGCCCCTACCTCGACCTGATCCCGCAAGCTTACGACGAGGCCGGGGTCAAGCTGACGCCGCGCCACTACAGCTATCTGAAGATTTCGGAAGGCTGCAACCACGCTTGCGCGTTCTGCATCATCCCGCAATTGCGCGGAAAGCTCGCCAGTCGCCGCATCGATGCAGTGCTGCGTGAAGCGGAAAAGCTGGTGCAGGCCGGAACCCGCGAACTGCTGGTGATCAGCCAGGACACGTCGGCCTACGGCGTCGATGTGCGCCACGAGGAGCGTTCGTGGAAGGACCATGCAGTCCGGACCCACATGACCGACCTCGCCCGCGAACTGGGCCAGCTCAAGGACGCACAGGGCCGCGCGCCGTGGGTGCGCCTGCACTACGTCTATCCCTATCCGCATGTCGACGCGGTTATCCCGCTGATGGCGGAAGGGTTGCTGACGCCCTACCTCGACATTCCCTTCCAGCATGCAGCGCCTTCGGTGCTCAAGGCGATGAAGCGCCCGGCCAATGAAGCCAAGGTGCTCGAACGCCTGCGCTCCTGGCGTGAAATCTGCCCGGACATCGCGATCCGTTCCAGCTTCGTCGTCGGCTTCCCCGGCGAGACGGAAGCCGATTTCGAGTACCTGCTCGACTGGCTCGAGGAAGCCCAGCTCGACCGCGTCGGCGCCTTCCGTTTCGAACCGGTTGCAGGCGCTGCAGCCAACGACTTGCCCGGCGCCGTGCCCGAAGAGGTCAAGGAAGAGCGCTACGCCCGAATCATGGAAAAGACCGCGGCGATCAGCGCGGCCAAGCTTCAGTCCAAAATCGGTCGAATCCTGCCCGTCATCATCGACGAAATCGGTGAACCGGATGAAGATGGCGACATTGGCGCAACCGGACGCTCGCAGGCCGATGCCCCTGAAATCGACGGCAATGTCTTCCTTCGCAATGTGGGGAATGACCTTCAAGTTGGTGATATCGTTGACGTTCTTGTCGAAGACGCGGATGAGCACGACTTGTTCGGAGCACGCAGCGACAGCTGA